The following DNA comes from Lemur catta isolate mLemCat1 chromosome 8, mLemCat1.pri, whole genome shotgun sequence.
GGTGTCGGGGTCGCCTGCTGGGAGCTGGGTTGTGTGGGGCCCGCTCTCAGAGCGACCGTGGGTGATTAGAGAAGATGGAGCCCTGGGCTGCCTGGTGGGCTTGGTGGCGTCACACAAGCCACGGTGTGACTCCTGGGTCCTCCCCCGCCCCACAGGGAACCGGTCAGCGCCTTCGTGAGGAGAAACACGGCTGTCTACTACGTGTCCTAGTGAGTGGTGctgctccctgcccagggccagggggAGGAGGGCGGCGGCCTCTGTTGCTGGCTGACAGCTTTGCTGAGGGCAGGATCAAATGCTTTTGGAGAGGGGCCCCCCAGGTTGCCGGTGCCAGTTTTTCATGCTGGGGAGTGCAGGTGTGTGTGGCCAGATGAGTGCAGACTCCTGGAACTCACGGGAGCGGGGGTGGGGCGCTCTGGTGGCAACATGCACGCTGCACAGCAGTCCCCACCACCTCAGCTTCTCTTAGCCTGCCTGCTGCGGCCTCCCTAAACCTTCCTGGCCCACACCTGGTGTTTTGGAGCTTCTCACTGCCCCTGGCTGGGGTGGTCTCATCCTTGCTTCCTGCTGAGCAGCTGCCCTCAGACCTCCAGCTTTTGGGCCAGCAACCCATCAGCCTGGGGCTGCTGCCAGGAGGGGCTCggagggggctgaggcaggtTTGGGCCTGTAGACTACTCCCTCATCTCTTTCTCCCCAGTGCCGTCTTCCTCGTCACCTACTTGACCCTTGCCTGTTGCCAAGGACCCAGGTGAGTGCCAGAGAACTTAGACAATGAGAAGGGATGGCAGGGGGTGGGACAGGGGCCAAGTAGTTTGGGAAGAAAACGGATTCCCGATAACAGTTGAATGGAGACTTAcaagaaatgatgatgatgatgatggcaacTACTGTTCCAGCGTGTAAAAGGACCTTGTGTGTGCAGGACCTATCTAGCTATCATTCTCACGGCAACCCTGCAAATATGTGGTATCTTAGTCATTTAACAAATAGGAAGATGGCTGAGCACCACGGCTCacgctgtaatcctagcgcttcaggaggctgaggcaggaggatggctcaaggtcaggagttaagatcagcctgagcaacatagcaagaccccatctctacaaaaaatagatgcctgtagtctcagccactcaggaggctagAGCAGGAgaattgattgagcccaggagtttgagattgtagtgagctgtgatgatgccactgccctcgtgcctgggcaacaaagtgagaccctgtctcaaaaaaaaaaaaaaaaaacaacaaaaaaaccccccaaaacaaaaacaaagccaaaacagaaacaaacaaaaaacaaacaggaagAACCCAAGACTCAAGGAGGCTGAGGATCTTTCCCAGTCACGCAGGCAGGCAGTGTAAGAGCTGCAGATGAATTCAGGTCTTTCCACACTGCACGGCTGTCCCACTGCCCCATATTGTCCCTGCATAGAACACCTGAGCCGGTGCCAAAGGCCACGCCAGCCTCCCCTCCGTGGGGTCAAGGCTTAATCCTCCCGGCACAGGAGCCAAGTGCTTCCTTCTGCTGCAGAAGCTGCTACTGCCTGACCAGCCAAGTCATTTAATCAGGGTTTCTCTTTCGCTTCAGACGCCGTTTCCCATGGAACATCATCCTGTTGACCCTCTTTGTGAGTCTGGAAGGGTATCAGGAGGGTGTGGAGATGGTTTGAGGGAGGGCTGGTCCCAGGGAAGGGATGGAGACGCCATTGTGGAAGGATGTCCCTTGCTGTCCCCTCACCTCATCACTGCTCTCAGTCTCCTCTGTGGCTGCCTCTCTCCAGCTTGGTCACATTTACccccagctctgggaggccaCCATGACCAttcccccagggccctgcctttctttttaagtgtttttcactcttatttctctccttcccttagACTTTTGCCATGGGCTTCATGACGGGCACCATTTCCAGGTACGTTCAGGGAGGGACAAACCACTACACTCTTGGGAAGGTGTACTGCGGGGGAGTGGGGTGTTCCCGGGCTGGCAAGAGCCTTCTGGAAGCGGTGATTTTGAAGTCATTTGCACATGGCTCATGCCTTTGGCCTCTCTTAACTCCTTCTTTCCCCCTAGTATGTATCAAACCAAAGCCGTCATAATTGCAATGATCATCACTGCTGTGGTGGCCATTTCAGTCACCATCTTCTGCTTTCAGACCAAGGTGAGGACATGGGGGCCCTTCCCTGGCCACCTACCCCCTTTCTTATCAGACCTGGCCCTTTGGGCCTGGCACTTGAACAGGCCTGGGTGGGCCCAGAGCTCAGTGTACCAGGAGTTTTCCTTAGAGACCTGATCTCTTTCCCCTCATCTGCACCTATAAAACTGCTTCCTGTGTCTGTCCTTAAAATGTCATGGTCACTCTCATGCCCCCTAGGAGGCTGCACTGGAACTCCCCAGCAGGGGCTGCAAGGCCAGTCAGGCTGGGCTGCTGGTTGTGGCAGTCGTCTGACAGGTGCCCTCTTCTCCCTTCCTGGCAGGTGGACTTCACCTCGTGTACAGGCCTCTTCTGTGTCCTGGGAATTGTGCTCATGGTGACTGGGATTGTTACTGGCATTGTGCTGTACTTCAAATATGTGAGTTTCCCAggagagctgggggcagggagcccAGTGCTCAGAGCAGACTTCCTGTACAGCACGGTGTAGCGGGCCCCCTCTCGGGCCTGCAAGGCCTCTGGGCAGGCTCTGGCCTCCAGGTCCTGGCTAGCAAGGGTACCAACACGGAAGCACCATCCTTTGGGTGAGGTGTAATCTCTGGCCCTGGGAGCTACAGTACCTGAAGCCGGGGACAGGATCACTGATGTCCTACGGGAAGGGGTGGATTAGATCCATCTGACAGCTGAGACCAGGTTCCAGGAGGCAGACTGGGAGAGGAACCCAGAGAGGTTCGAGACGGTGGGCTTGGGTGGGAGGGAACTTAGGGATTTCTGGGTCCAATTCCATCTTTTACTCCAGTCAGCTGGGGGAGGCTATGAGCCCCTAGGCTGAAAGAGAACAGTCCTGAAGGGGCAGGATGTGAGCACGAGGGCTGCCTGCTCACTTCACCACgccagccctgccctctgtgGACAGGCACCCATGGGAGTGTCACACAGGCTGTCCCGTGGGTgccccctgactctaacactccCCAGAGTGGCTGGGGAgcttccttccccatcccctggTCTGTCCCTCCCAGGCTGGGCCGCAGGAACACTCTCCTGAATGCTGACTGTGACAGGGTCTGCCCCGTCCTGAGTTAGAATTCAGCCACCTTCTTTTCTTCAGAAGTATAGTGGACACCTCAGTACCTTGACTAACTTTGGAGACTGGTTTGGCTAAAAGATGCCgtgattagttttatttttgattaattcatttttttttttttacatttaccttTCTAAAAAATTTGTGCAAATGTTTGGGGTACTGTGATTGGCTTTATATGGCCCTTGTAGGATGGCCACTGCTTTCTCTGTCAACTGTATCACCATTCTTAATTTCTTGCAGGATCTAGAAAGGCAGTAGTCTTTCTAGCTGTCTAGTAGGAAAGCTAGTTTCCTGGCGCTACCCGCTCTCTTGCTAGAATCCCAGGGAGAAGCTGGGGGTGAGGGCCTGCCTTGGTCTGTGCTTTGCTAAGGTTTCTAACGCCATCCCCTGTCCTCCCTTCCCAGGTTTACTGGCTCCACATGGTCTATGCCGCTCTGGGGGCCATTTGTTTCACCCTGGTAAGTCCCTGCCCCACTCTAGGAAGGGGAGGTGAAGGGGTGGAGCATGAATTTAGGCTGCTtgggaggcagggagtggggtATAGCTGGTCTTTCCTCTCCCCACTGTCAAGAGGTTCCATTGATTTTTCTGGGCATTCCCGCCATCCCTTGTTCATGTTGCCTGCTATTGGATCACTCGGTAGGCCATTATTATAGAGGACAGTGTGTCTCTTTCCTATTCTATACTGTGATATGCTCGAGGGTATATCCCACGTGTTATGCTGTTCATTAATGTGTCCCCTAAGCACACTGCATGGCACATAGGCTCCTAGGACAAACCTGCCGACCAGAAATGAGCTTTGGACACTGAGCTCTGGGTTCTCACTTCTGGCTTCTCTATCCTTGCAGTTCCTGGCTTACGACACACAGCTGGTCCTGGGGAACCGGAAACACACCATCAGCCCGGAGGACTACATCACCGGTGCCCTGCAGATTTACACAGACATCGTCTACATCTTCACCTTTGTGCTGCAGCTGGTGGGGGATCGCAATTAAGGAGCACCCCCCTGTTTCACCCCACCCTGGGCTTTCCCTTCCCTAGAGGGCTGTGCCCTGTGACTGCTCAGGGCCTCAGACCCCTCTCCTTCCCGTCAAAGAGTATGCCCAGTTTCCTTTCTGTCCTGGAGATGGTGGTCTCCGTCTCTCTGGCTCTGGATGGGGAAGTACCTAGTGGGGATGGAGAAGCTGGGGCCTAACTGTTGCCCTTGGTGAGCTTGGCAGGGACTAGGCTGAAGATGTGTCTTCTCCCCTCCACCTAATACATGGCACCACATT
Coding sequences within:
- the TMBIM1 gene encoding protein lifeguard 3; protein product: MSNPSAPPPYEDRNPLYPGSPPPGGYGQPSVLPGGYPAYPGYPQPGYGHPAGYPQPMPPVHPMPMHYGPGQGYDGEERAVSDNFGPGEWDDRKVRHTFIRKVYSIISVQLLLTVAIIAIFTFVEPVSAFVRRNTAVYYVSYAVFLVTYLTLACCQGPRRRFPWNIILLTLFTFAMGFMTGTISSMYQTKAVIIAMIITAVVAISVTIFCFQTKVDFTSCTGLFCVLGIVLMVTGIVTGIVLYFKYVYWLHMVYAALGAICFTLFLAYDTQLVLGNRKHTISPEDYITGALQIYTDIVYIFTFVLQLVGDRN